A portion of the Edaphobacter lichenicola genome contains these proteins:
- a CDS encoding tyrosine-type recombinase/integrase, with the protein MNRPRYQHGFFSRHQRKKGPEVWVYRWRDIDAKGKPKMRALVIGSVKQYPTETAAWKAVSTLRLDVNHHTSRPEGLPETFEQLVEHYRLIELDLEKESERKVVQTKQTYAVYLKARIVPRWGHYRLREIKAVAVERWLGSIDDLANGTKAKIKGIMSEVFQHAIRYGWLNDGENPIFAVRQSTKRQRVTEPLEVAEFRALMLELPQKMRVIGIVAATTGLRISEVLGLKWIDIDWKTLQMDVTRSVVDGIIGKCKTETSRRPVPIDELTTAELLAWRRETCYAEPEDWVFASERVQGKMPPWADTLLDRFLQPAAKRAGITKWVGFHTFRHTYSTLLKANGEDVKVVQELMRHANISTTMNIYTKALTSAKREAQSRVVDVLLDRSRNVVESAAEDAA; encoded by the coding sequence TTGAATCGACCACGTTATCAACACGGCTTTTTCAGCCGTCATCAGCGCAAGAAGGGGCCAGAAGTCTGGGTTTATCGATGGCGGGATATCGACGCCAAAGGCAAGCCCAAAATGCGTGCTCTTGTAATTGGTTCAGTGAAGCAGTACCCAACGGAAACGGCAGCATGGAAGGCTGTTTCGACACTGCGCCTCGACGTTAACCACCACACCTCCCGTCCTGAAGGATTGCCGGAAACTTTCGAACAATTGGTTGAGCACTACCGGTTGATTGAATTGGATCTGGAAAAGGAATCCGAGCGGAAGGTCGTACAGACGAAACAGACCTACGCTGTTTATCTGAAGGCGAGAATCGTTCCGCGTTGGGGCCATTACCGTCTTCGGGAGATCAAAGCAGTAGCAGTAGAGCGGTGGCTTGGCTCCATCGACGATTTAGCAAATGGGACCAAAGCGAAGATCAAGGGCATCATGAGTGAAGTCTTCCAACACGCGATCCGCTATGGCTGGCTCAATGATGGAGAGAATCCCATCTTTGCTGTCCGCCAGAGCACCAAGCGGCAGCGTGTCACGGAACCGTTGGAAGTGGCAGAGTTCCGTGCGCTCATGCTGGAGTTGCCGCAGAAGATGCGCGTCATTGGCATCGTGGCGGCGACAACAGGCCTCCGCATTAGTGAGGTCCTGGGCCTGAAGTGGATCGACATCGATTGGAAGACGTTGCAGATGGACGTTACCCGGTCGGTAGTGGACGGCATTATTGGGAAGTGCAAGACTGAGACTTCCCGCAGGCCGGTTCCCATCGACGAGCTAACCACTGCCGAGTTGCTGGCCTGGAGGCGGGAAACTTGCTACGCAGAGCCGGAGGACTGGGTCTTTGCCAGCGAACGAGTTCAGGGCAAAATGCCGCCCTGGGCCGATACGCTTCTGGATCGCTTCCTCCAACCTGCCGCAAAACGGGCTGGGATCACAAAGTGGGTCGGCTTCCATACTTTTCGGCACACCTACTCAACGCTGCTCAAAGCGAACGGGGAAGATGTCAAAGTGGTGCAGGAATTGATGCGCCACGCAAACATCTCCACAACGATGAACATTTACACGAAGGCCCTGACTTCAGCCAAGCGCGAAGCGCAAAGCCGTGTGGTCGATGTTCTCCTGGACCGTTCCAGGAATGTCGTAGAAAGTGCTGCGGAGGATGCAGCATGA
- a CDS encoding HNH endonuclease gives MRIFVGVTDKSWFQLHASRANVDEVNFWRPSPIATFKALNPGELLLFKLHAPDNFIVGGGFFTKFQQLSVNIAWDAFGVGNGVASMTEMRQRIAYYRRAPILPAENPTIGCIMLAEPFFWPVNLWIPSPPDFKLNTVQGKGYDAEYGAGRDLWAAVEERLRLQPAAMLIEETATLAAIESHGCGKPQIVLPRLGQGSFRIVVTDAYERRCALTGERTLPVLDAAHIKPYSVLHRHEVSNGILMRSDLHRLFDDGYITIDPADRTILVSSRIREEFQNGKEYYRLHGQPIREPAMPSFRPLTENFEYHAYNTFR, from the coding sequence ATGCGGATATTTGTCGGGGTCACTGATAAGAGCTGGTTCCAACTTCACGCCTCCCGGGCAAACGTGGATGAGGTTAATTTCTGGCGACCGTCACCCATTGCCACGTTCAAGGCACTCAATCCCGGCGAGCTGCTGCTTTTCAAACTGCATGCCCCTGACAACTTCATAGTTGGTGGCGGCTTCTTCACAAAATTCCAGCAGCTCTCGGTGAATATAGCGTGGGACGCGTTCGGAGTCGGGAACGGCGTGGCTTCTATGACGGAGATGCGGCAGCGGATTGCCTATTACCGGAGGGCGCCAATCCTTCCCGCCGAAAACCCGACAATCGGCTGTATCATGCTGGCAGAACCCTTCTTCTGGCCGGTAAACTTGTGGATTCCTTCCCCGCCAGATTTCAAGCTGAACACAGTCCAAGGGAAGGGATACGACGCTGAATACGGGGCTGGACGCGATCTTTGGGCCGCCGTCGAAGAGAGGCTTAGGTTGCAGCCCGCGGCGATGCTAATAGAGGAGACCGCCACGCTCGCCGCCATCGAATCCCACGGTTGCGGCAAGCCGCAAATTGTTTTACCCCGGCTGGGTCAGGGATCATTCCGCATAGTCGTTACGGATGCGTACGAGCGCCGGTGCGCCCTCACAGGCGAGCGCACCCTTCCGGTCCTAGATGCTGCGCACATCAAGCCCTATTCGGTTCTGCACCGTCATGAGGTCTCGAACGGCATTCTAATGAGAAGCGATCTGCACCGGCTCTTTGACGATGGCTATATCACCATCGACCCCGCAGATCGAACAATTTTGGTGAGCTCGCGTATTCGCGAGGAGTTTCAGAACGGAAAGGAATACTACAGGCTGCATGGGCAGCCGATCCGGGAGCCAGCCATGCCGTCTTTTAGGCCGCTTACTGAGAACTTCGAGTACCACGCTTACAACACCTTTAGATAG
- a CDS encoding retron Ec67 family RNA-directed DNA polymerase/endonuclease, translating to MSRLQSLKNASTLHDVAALLNFKPKALAYILYRKIPAAKYRTFVLQKASGGTRVIQAPTDDLKLLQRNLSDLLQDCTAELNATNGWKDQIAHGFKRDRSIVSNACRHRGRRWVFNLDLADFFGSINFGRVRGFFIVNKHFSLHPKVATVLAQIACNDNALPQGSPCSPVLSNLIAHILDIRLLQLAQKAGCTYTRYADDLTFSTNLPTFPSSIAVGNIGVNHSWSAANEISKLVANSGFTINAAKTRMQYRNSRQDVTGLVVNKKVNIKSEYRRAVRAMVHRLFTTGAFYLESVGPAPSGGTTQKSPGTMAQLHGMLGHIDRVDLYNKRISQQSNIAGSSPKTSIQTKESQYRRFLIFEYFYSAQTPVIICEGKTDNIYISEAIKHLAAGYPGLASISPKNAVSLKVRIFKYPETSTGRILELHGGTGDLKNFILRYSSDLKKFKAPGLLQPVIILVDNDDGKKDLTGVINNITKRQSSWTAPYIHVTHNLYVLPTPLTAGKTESVIEDFFSQQTLGTVVGGKTFMPHKPFDQSIHYGKAIFAEQVIKKNAGTTDFNGFNPILKTITDVIAAHVASQVNPHATP from the coding sequence ATGTCCAGGCTGCAATCTCTCAAGAACGCGAGCACCCTGCATGATGTAGCGGCCTTGCTGAATTTCAAGCCAAAAGCGCTAGCCTATATTCTTTACCGCAAGATTCCGGCCGCTAAATACCGCACTTTTGTGCTGCAGAAGGCCTCCGGCGGCACAAGAGTGATCCAGGCACCCACGGATGACCTCAAATTGCTGCAAAGAAATCTTTCAGATCTCCTTCAGGACTGTACTGCTGAACTGAACGCGACGAATGGCTGGAAGGATCAAATCGCGCACGGATTCAAGCGCGACCGATCCATAGTGAGCAACGCTTGTCGACACCGAGGCAGACGTTGGGTTTTCAATCTTGATCTTGCCGACTTCTTTGGCAGTATCAACTTTGGGCGAGTTCGGGGATTTTTCATCGTTAACAAGCATTTCTCCCTCCACCCGAAGGTGGCCACCGTCCTCGCGCAGATTGCTTGCAATGACAACGCGCTCCCGCAAGGAAGCCCCTGCTCGCCGGTCCTCTCGAACCTCATCGCCCATATTCTGGACATCAGGCTCCTTCAACTTGCACAGAAAGCCGGCTGCACTTATACCAGGTACGCTGACGACCTAACATTTTCAACTAATCTTCCGACATTTCCATCGTCAATCGCGGTCGGGAATATCGGTGTGAATCATAGTTGGAGCGCCGCGAATGAAATCAGTAAACTCGTAGCGAACTCCGGCTTTACGATCAACGCCGCGAAGACGCGCATGCAGTACCGGAACTCGCGTCAGGACGTGACGGGACTGGTCGTAAACAAGAAAGTGAATATCAAAAGCGAATATCGCCGGGCGGTCCGCGCGATGGTTCATAGGCTTTTTACCACCGGCGCCTTCTACCTTGAAAGCGTCGGTCCAGCACCTTCGGGTGGTACTACGCAGAAAAGCCCTGGCACGATGGCACAGCTTCACGGAATGCTTGGGCATATCGACCGGGTCGATCTGTACAACAAACGCATCAGCCAGCAATCCAACATCGCGGGAAGCAGTCCAAAAACAAGCATCCAGACGAAGGAAAGCCAATATCGGCGCTTTCTGATTTTTGAATATTTCTACAGCGCGCAGACTCCAGTGATCATCTGCGAAGGCAAGACCGACAATATATATATATCGGAGGCAATAAAGCACCTTGCTGCAGGCTACCCTGGCTTGGCATCGATCTCTCCTAAGAACGCCGTGTCTCTGAAAGTTCGCATATTCAAGTACCCGGAAACAAGCACAGGGCGCATTCTCGAGCTACACGGCGGGACTGGCGACTTGAAGAATTTCATTCTCCGCTATAGCAGCGATCTTAAGAAGTTCAAGGCACCCGGTCTGTTGCAGCCCGTTATCATCCTTGTTGACAACGACGACGGCAAGAAAGACTTGACCGGTGTGATCAACAACATAACAAAGCGGCAGTCTTCCTGGACCGCCCCTTATATTCATGTAACGCACAATCTCTATGTGCTGCCAACTCCGCTGACGGCTGGTAAGACCGAATCTGTAATCGAGGATTTCTTCTCGCAGCAAACTCTTGGCACAGTTGTCGGTGGCAAGACATTCATGCCGCACAAGCCTTTCGATCAGAGCATTCATTACGGGAAGGCCATATTCGCCGAGCAGGTCATCAAGAAGAATGCTGGTACAACGGATTTCAACGGTTTTAATCCGATCTTAAAAACCATCACTGACGTAATCGCTGCGCATGTCGCTTCGCAAGTCAACCCACACGCCACTCCCTGA
- a CDS encoding helix-turn-helix domain-containing protein, producing MELMNKPTTHEPFVAPERAADFLALSRKTVLKLARRGDLPAHPVGRGVRQMWRFRLSELSRWLECEAVKLDQPSGSE from the coding sequence ATGGAACTCATGAATAAACCAACGACGCACGAACCGTTTGTCGCTCCTGAACGTGCCGCGGACTTCCTGGCACTGTCACGGAAGACTGTGCTCAAACTGGCCCGAAGAGGCGACCTGCCGGCGCATCCCGTAGGTCGGGGAGTGCGCCAGATGTGGCGATTTCGCCTCTCGGAACTCTCTCGATGGCTGGAGTGTGAAGCGGTAAAATTAGACCAGCCATCGGGGTCGGAATGA
- a CDS encoding ATP-binding protein codes for MIYRIATARLTQLLGQFPAVALLGPRQVGKTTLALSLTNEAQNSPLYLDLELPSDRAKLADPELYLSDYEDRLVILDEIHRLPGIFQTLRSLIDRRKRKGKRTGQFLLLGSASIDLLQQSAETLAGRIAYMELTPFLESEVVGSSPNAALALWVRGGFPDSFLAETEVQSFEWRAAFIQTYLERDVPSLGPRVPAETLHRFWQMLGHNQGQMLNAAQLAAGLGISGQTVGRYLDIMVDLLLVRRLQPWSSNVGKRLVRSPKVYVRDSGLLHTLLGIRDQETLLGHPVVGSSWEGMIIENILSAVPANTQAWFYRTSVGAEIDLVLETAPNERWAIEMKRSLSDPKPTKGFYIGCADVKANHQIVVYPGQESYRHDAKTEIMPLQPLLKRLSQL; via the coding sequence ATGATTTATCGCATCGCGACAGCTCGGCTCACTCAACTCTTGGGGCAATTCCCCGCCGTTGCTTTGCTTGGACCGCGACAAGTTGGAAAAACTACCCTGGCACTCAGCCTCACCAACGAAGCGCAGAATTCACCGCTGTACCTCGATCTGGAGCTTCCCTCAGACCGCGCAAAGCTCGCCGACCCGGAGCTCTACCTTTCCGACTATGAGGATCGGCTCGTGATCCTGGACGAGATCCACCGCCTTCCCGGAATCTTTCAAACTCTGCGTAGCTTGATCGACCGGAGAAAACGAAAAGGAAAGCGGACCGGCCAGTTCCTATTACTCGGATCGGCCTCCATTGATCTTTTGCAGCAATCTGCGGAGACGCTTGCGGGCAGAATCGCTTATATGGAGCTAACTCCATTTCTGGAGAGCGAAGTAGTTGGTTCCTCCCCCAATGCTGCTCTGGCTCTTTGGGTGCGTGGCGGCTTCCCCGACAGCTTTCTCGCGGAAACCGAAGTTCAGAGCTTCGAATGGCGGGCCGCCTTCATCCAGACCTATTTGGAACGGGACGTTCCGTCGTTAGGTCCACGCGTTCCGGCTGAGACGCTTCACCGCTTTTGGCAAATGCTTGGACACAATCAAGGCCAGATGTTGAACGCGGCGCAGCTTGCGGCAGGCTTGGGAATAAGCGGCCAGACAGTCGGCAGATATCTCGACATCATGGTTGACCTCCTGCTCGTGCGTCGTTTGCAGCCATGGTCTTCAAATGTCGGCAAGCGGCTTGTCCGCTCCCCAAAGGTCTATGTGCGGGATAGCGGACTTCTGCATACTCTGCTGGGGATACGCGATCAGGAAACCTTATTGGGGCATCCGGTGGTCGGATCGAGCTGGGAGGGAATGATCATCGAGAACATCTTGAGCGCGGTACCGGCCAACACGCAGGCTTGGTTTTACCGCACCTCAGTTGGGGCCGAGATTGACTTGGTTCTGGAGACCGCGCCAAATGAGCGATGGGCAATCGAGATGAAGCGTTCCCTAAGCGATCCGAAGCCAACCAAGGGTTTCTACATCGGTTGCGCCGACGTCAAAGCCAACCATCAAATTGTCGTTTACCCAGGCCAGGAAAGCTACAGGCACGACGCAAAAACGGAGATCATGCCTCTGCAACCCTTACTTAAGCGGTTGTCACAGCTATGA